The Chloroflexota bacterium DNA segment AGGGTGTAATTCATCAGCAGGTGAAAGGCCCGCGTGTAGAGAATCTCGAAAGAGCTAGGCCCGAACAAGAGGTAACCCATCACCACGGCCACCCCCCCAAGGGTTATCGCCAGAGGAAAGCCAGTCAAGATGCCGGCGAATATGGCGACAATGAAGATGATGGCAACGACTTCAGGACTAATTTCAATCATAAGGCTTGTTCCTCAGCAGAAAGTATAAATCACGAATGAATTGGGCCACGCACTGAAGGGTAAATAAGAGAACACCCACCACAATCACTGTTCTTATAGGAGCGGCGGGCGGCATGAAGGTGCTTTCAATCAGTTTTTCGTTAATCCTCCAGGACAACATCATACTACTAAATGAAGTGGGGACTAAATATACAAGAAAGGGGACGAGAAACACGAACGAGCAGACTACATCAGCAACCGCCTTCCCTCTCGGGGATAGGCGTGCGTAGAAAACGTCTACCCGAATGTGCCCGTGGTGACGGTGAACGTACGCCCATCCCAGCACGGCTATGGTGCAAAAGATCATCTCCGCGGTCTCGAACGCCCACTGCGTTGGCGCAGTGAACAGCTGTCTGGCCATGGTCTCGTAAAAGAGCACCAGGACGAGAGCTACAGTCAGCCAGAGCACGCCCCTTCCCGTATACTCGCTAACGGAGTCGATGACTTTGACCACAGTTTTCATCAGCTACTATCCTCTCCGGAGTATTCAGGCA contains these protein-coding regions:
- a CDS encoding TRAP transporter small permease subunit — protein: MKTVVKVIDSVSEYTGRGVLWLTVALVLVLFYETMARQLFTAPTQWAFETAEMIFCTIAVLGWAYVHRHHGHIRVDVFYARLSPRGKAVADVVCSFVFLVPFLVYLVPTSFSSMMLSWRINEKLIESTFMPPAAPIRTVIVVGVLLFTLQCVAQFIRDLYFLLRNKPYD